In a genomic window of uncultured Flavobacterium sp.:
- a CDS encoding GIY-YIG nuclease family protein, whose protein sequence is MDKLEQLKPYQKEMDSLFQELFEEFEMSDLLKRNELPTYRGIYVFYENRKPIYVGRANNIRKRIQWHTRESSGSESASFAFNLAKMEYAKNSEIKQQRKQLMQIEEFIEIFRKHKLNLASIEFRCIAVENDILQTMFEPYLALKLGTYPINNTFENH, encoded by the coding sequence ATGGATAAATTAGAACAATTGAAGCCTTATCAGAAAGAAATGGATTCATTATTTCAAGAATTATTTGAAGAATTTGAAATGTCTGATTTATTGAAAAGAAACGAATTGCCTACATATCGTGGCATTTATGTTTTCTACGAAAACAGAAAACCAATATATGTTGGACGCGCAAACAATATCCGCAAAAGAATTCAATGGCATACTAGGGAAAGTTCAGGAAGTGAAAGTGCGAGCTTTGCATTTAATCTTGCGAAAATGGAATATGCAAAGAATAGTGAAATAAAACAGCAAAGAAAACAATTAATGCAAATTGAGGAATTTATAGAAATTTTCAGAAAGCATAAATTGAATTTAGCAAGTATAGAATTCAGATGTATTGCTGTAGAAAATGATATTTTGCAGACAATGTTTGAGCCCTACCTTGCTCTTAAATTGGGAACTTACCCAATAAATAATACGTTTGAAAACCATTGA
- a CDS encoding 2-dehydro-3-deoxyphosphooctonate aldolase, whose translation MKIYLPLILVLFLSCNNKQKQLEKALLEKEGPVELDYFHLTAQSSDKSYGFTQSNPIKVGGHLESMGPKNERRFLSALKGPNGETVRFYRQGSCCLFETPNVEEGLKGSLDIYKVYWEDIADTLKIYINMYDKDSLMIPSGLTSKK comes from the coding sequence ATGAAAATTTATCTTCCCTTAATTTTAGTATTATTTCTTTCCTGTAATAATAAACAAAAACAGCTAGAGAAAGCACTTTTAGAAAAAGAAGGACCGGTTGAACTGGACTACTTTCATTTAACTGCCCAAAGTTCTGATAAAAGTTATGGCTTTACTCAATCAAATCCAATTAAGGTTGGAGGTCATTTGGAAAGTATGGGGCCAAAAAATGAACGAAGATTTTTGAGTGCATTGAAAGGTCCAAATGGCGAAACAGTCAGATTTTATAGACAAGGAAGCTGTTGCCTTTTTGAAACTCCGAATGTAGAAGAAGGGCTCAAGGGTTCGCTTGACATCTATAAAGTATATTGGGAAGATATAGCTGATACTCTAAAGATTTACATCAATATGTACGATAAAGACAGTTTGATGATTCCCTCAGGTTTAACTTCAAAAAAATGA
- a CDS encoding M13 family metallopeptidase: MKNSVMLFIAFLALTACSKHQEKKNIAITGIDSTLRPGDDFFKYVNGKWYDSVQIPASQAGVGVYMFMNYPQRMRLQGILDSISQSKNEAGTIAQKVGDFYASGMDTVTIDKRGYTPIKPLLAKIDAINDLPSLMNFVANEVKVNNSSIIGFGVSPDEKNSSMNIAQIYQTGIGLPDRDYYFKSDSSTVAIQKSYKKYLATLFQQIGSDAKEAEKNANLVYDIDKQLAVSHKTKVELRDVQANYNKLAVTTLAKRNPNINWNTFLNNLGAKTDSINVGQPAYYDALNKLLKTIPINNWKIYLKANSLERYADDLSKPFADASFEYTKVLSGQAVQKSRGEKMANVLDTYLGDALGELYVKKYFSEDAKKRMLTLVNNLQKAYAKRIDKLEWMSQITKQKAKEKLAAMTKKIGYPDKWRDYSNVNVARNTYFENMVSASKDAYQFQLAKLGKPVDKSEWFTTVPTVTAYNNPTANEIVFPAGILQPPYFDNNADDALNYGGIGMVIGHEITHTFDDQGAQYDKDGNLKNWWTKEDYAQFKSRIQQVINLYSTYTVLGDLHINGAMTVGENTADIAGLAVAYDAFKMTEQGKGNVKIDGYTPDQRFFISLAKIWRVKMKDEFLRLWINNNPHSPPNWRVNGPLMNTTPFYDAFNLKPGDKMFLPKKDRITIW; the protein is encoded by the coding sequence ATGAAAAATTCAGTAATGCTCTTCATTGCATTCTTAGCTCTTACAGCGTGCTCAAAACATCAGGAAAAGAAAAATATCGCGATCACTGGCATAGATTCCACATTGCGACCTGGTGATGATTTTTTTAAATATGTAAATGGCAAATGGTACGATTCTGTACAAATACCTGCATCTCAAGCAGGAGTTGGTGTTTATATGTTTATGAATTACCCACAACGAATGCGTCTGCAAGGAATATTAGACAGTATTTCGCAAAGCAAAAATGAGGCAGGAACTATAGCGCAAAAGGTAGGAGACTTTTATGCATCAGGTATGGATACTGTAACGATTGACAAACGCGGTTATACACCTATCAAACCATTACTTGCCAAAATTGATGCAATCAACGATTTACCATCCTTAATGAATTTTGTAGCTAATGAAGTAAAAGTGAACAATTCTTCGATTATAGGTTTTGGAGTCTCGCCCGATGAAAAAAACAGTAGTATGAACATTGCGCAAATTTATCAAACTGGTATTGGTTTGCCTGACAGAGATTATTACTTCAAATCAGATTCATCAACTGTTGCCATTCAGAAATCGTACAAAAAATACCTTGCTACATTATTTCAGCAAATAGGCAGCGATGCTAAAGAAGCTGAAAAGAATGCTAATTTGGTTTACGATATTGATAAACAACTTGCTGTTTCGCATAAGACAAAAGTTGAACTTAGAGATGTGCAGGCAAATTACAATAAATTGGCTGTGACAACTCTTGCAAAAAGAAATCCGAATATAAACTGGAATACTTTCTTAAATAATTTAGGTGCCAAAACCGATTCTATTAATGTAGGTCAACCTGCTTATTATGATGCGCTGAATAAACTTTTAAAAACCATTCCTATCAATAATTGGAAAATTTATTTGAAAGCAAATTCTCTGGAAAGATATGCAGATGACTTAAGTAAGCCTTTTGCCGATGCTTCATTTGAGTATACCAAAGTACTTTCTGGTCAGGCTGTTCAAAAATCACGTGGCGAAAAAATGGCTAATGTCCTTGATACTTATTTAGGTGATGCGTTGGGTGAATTGTATGTGAAAAAATATTTTTCAGAAGATGCCAAAAAACGTATGTTAACTCTCGTGAATAATCTTCAAAAAGCCTATGCCAAAAGAATTGACAAATTAGAATGGATGAGTCAAATTACGAAACAAAAGGCAAAAGAAAAATTGGCAGCAATGACTAAGAAAATAGGATATCCGGATAAATGGAGAGACTATAGCAATGTAAATGTAGCCAGAAATACCTATTTTGAGAATATGGTTTCGGCTTCAAAAGATGCATATCAATTTCAATTGGCAAAATTGGGCAAACCAGTCGATAAATCAGAATGGTTTACTACAGTTCCAACCGTTACGGCATATAATAATCCTACGGCAAATGAAATTGTTTTTCCTGCAGGTATTTTGCAACCTCCATATTTTGATAATAATGCAGATGATGCACTTAATTACGGAGGTATCGGAATGGTTATAGGTCACGAAATAACCCATACTTTTGACGATCAAGGTGCTCAATATGACAAAGATGGTAACCTAAAAAACTGGTGGACAAAAGAAGATTATGCGCAGTTTAAGTCTAGAATACAACAGGTTATCAATTTGTACAGTACATATACTGTTTTAGGCGATTTACACATAAATGGCGCAATGACAGTTGGCGAAAATACGGCAGATATTGCTGGATTAGCAGTTGCTTATGATGCTTTTAAAATGACCGAACAAGGAAAAGGAAACGTAAAAATTGACGGTTATACTCCGGATCAACGCTTCTTTATTTCTTTAGCCAAAATATGGCGAGTAAAAATGAAAGACGAATTCCTGCGTTTGTGGATTAATAATAATCCGCATTCTCCACCAAACTGGCGTGTTAATGGTCCTCTAATGAATACGACACCTTTTTACGATGCATTTAATCTAAAACCCGGAGATAAAATGTTTTTACCGAAGAAAGACAGAATAACAATTTGGTAA
- a CDS encoding pseudouridine synthase — translation MLEILYQDEYIVAINKPSGLLVHKSFYARDAKVYAIQELRNQIGQHVYPIHRLDRKTSGVLLFALDKEVLKIMNDRFATREVEKKYLAILRGWSPEELTIDYDLINDDDIKQNAITYFHRLQNAEVELEFNNKPTSRYCLVEAIPETGRMHQLRKHFKHIFHPILGSRPHGCNKQNKLWLENYDLKGMMLHAHQLIFDHPIKNEQLILNAKINEEFSRVGTILNLDLSKYK, via the coding sequence ATGTTAGAAATTCTTTACCAAGACGAATATATTGTAGCAATTAATAAACCAAGCGGATTGTTGGTTCATAAATCATTTTATGCACGAGATGCAAAAGTTTATGCTATTCAGGAATTGAGAAATCAAATAGGTCAACACGTTTATCCTATTCATCGGTTAGACCGAAAAACATCTGGCGTCTTGTTATTTGCGTTGGATAAAGAGGTTTTGAAAATTATGAATGACCGTTTCGCTACACGCGAAGTCGAAAAAAAATACTTAGCCATTTTACGTGGTTGGTCGCCCGAAGAACTAACAATTGATTATGATTTAATCAATGATGATGACATTAAACAAAATGCAATAACATACTTTCATCGTTTGCAAAATGCCGAAGTTGAGTTAGAATTCAATAATAAACCAACGTCACGATATTGTTTGGTAGAAGCGATTCCTGAAACTGGGCGCATGCATCAATTGCGAAAACATTTCAAACATATTTTTCATCCCATTTTAGGAAGTCGGCCACATGGTTGTAACAAACAAAATAAATTATGGCTGGAAAATTATGACCTGAAAGGAATGATGCTTCACGCACATCAGTTAATTTTTGATCATCCAATAAAAAATGAACAACTAATTCTGAATGCCAAGATTAATGAAGAATTTAGCAGAGTGGGTACTATTCTTAATCTGGATTTGAGTAAATATAAATAG
- a CDS encoding alpha/beta hydrolase, whose translation MIKKIETESLEIGYREYGNTNDIPVILLHGFPYDINAYNESSDILSQKGFRVLTPYLRGFGQTTFKDISTMRTGQQAAIAKDVIDFMDALKIQKAIIAGYDWGGRTACIVSALWPERVLGLVSVGGYTIQNILGNAEPLPPHMEQLYWYQYYFHTERGRKGLTKYRKELCKILWTEWSPLWKFEDATFEKTAESYDNPDFIDVIIHSYKHRYGIEEGDKQYDDIENLLATRPVIKVPTIVLEPGDDGFVNYFGFDDHTEHFKGKYLQRIVHGAGHNLPQETPQEFANAIIELSEWIK comes from the coding sequence ATGATTAAAAAAATTGAAACTGAATCATTAGAGATTGGCTATAGAGAATACGGAAACACAAATGATATTCCAGTAATTCTTTTACATGGTTTTCCTTACGATATAAATGCCTATAATGAATCTTCGGATATTTTAAGCCAAAAGGGGTTTAGAGTATTAACACCATATTTGCGTGGCTTTGGACAAACTACATTCAAAGACATTTCAACTATGCGTACAGGGCAACAAGCGGCAATAGCAAAAGATGTAATTGACTTTATGGATGCATTAAAAATCCAGAAAGCAATAATTGCAGGTTATGATTGGGGTGGAAGGACAGCTTGCATTGTTTCGGCGTTATGGCCGGAAAGAGTTTTAGGTTTGGTATCTGTTGGTGGTTACACAATACAAAATATCCTTGGTAATGCAGAACCTTTACCGCCACATATGGAACAACTATATTGGTATCAATATTATTTTCATACCGAAAGAGGTAGGAAAGGTCTAACGAAATATCGAAAAGAATTATGTAAAATTTTATGGACCGAGTGGTCGCCTCTTTGGAAGTTTGAAGATGCTACGTTTGAAAAAACTGCTGAATCTTATGACAATCCAGATTTTATTGATGTTATAATTCACTCCTATAAACATAGATACGGAATTGAAGAAGGAGACAAGCAATATGATGATATTGAAAACCTTTTGGCAACCAGACCTGTAATTAAAGTTCCTACGATTGTTTTAGAGCCAGGAGATGATGGCTTTGTTAACTATTTTGGCTTTGACGATCACACTGAACATTTTAAAGGGAAATATTTACAAAGAATTGTGCATGGTGCAGGGCATAATTTACCACAAGAAACACCACAGGAATTTGCAAATGCAATTATTGAATTAAGCGAGTGGATTAAATAA
- a CDS encoding CAP domain-containing protein: protein MSSKYFIFFGLISLFFSCDNSDDPVDTNVTDSVLIEVNKLRVTGCKCGDEDMPPVPELVSNSILAKTALNYAHDMYVRNYFSHISPEGTSPIQRASILGYTGNYVGEVIARNYDNPISVVNGWKNSTDHCKAMMSSTYIEMGAGKSGNVWVANLGK, encoded by the coding sequence ATGTCCTCAAAATATTTTATTTTTTTTGGTTTAATATCATTATTTTTTTCTTGTGATAATAGTGATGATCCTGTTGATACAAATGTTACTGATTCTGTTTTGATCGAAGTCAATAAATTAAGAGTAACAGGATGTAAGTGTGGAGACGAAGATATGCCACCTGTACCTGAATTGGTAAGTAACTCAATATTAGCTAAGACAGCACTTAATTATGCTCATGATATGTATGTCCGAAATTATTTTTCTCATATATCACCAGAAGGAACAAGTCCTATTCAAAGAGCCAGTATATTAGGTTATACAGGTAATTACGTAGGAGAAGTAATTGCTCGAAATTATGATAATCCTATAAGTGTTGTAAACGGATGGAAAAACAGCACAGACCATTGCAAAGCCATGATGAGCAGTACTTATATTGAAATGGGAGCAGGAAAATCCGGTAATGTATGGGTTGCTAATTTAGGAAAATAA
- a CDS encoding XRE family transcriptional regulator has protein sequence MEQKIHQGRNVKRFREMLNIKQEALAYDLGNDWNQKKISMLEQKDVIEENLLKQISAILRIPVEAFQSFDEEQAINVISNTFGDNACVGNPNSTFNFNSVEELKKLHEEKIALFERMLKEKDEMMARIEKLITK, from the coding sequence ATGGAACAGAAAATACATCAGGGAAGAAACGTAAAACGCTTCAGAGAAATGCTTAATATAAAGCAGGAAGCATTGGCTTATGATTTGGGAAATGATTGGAATCAGAAGAAAATTTCAATGCTGGAGCAGAAAGATGTAATTGAAGAGAATCTGCTTAAACAAATCTCAGCAATATTAAGAATTCCTGTTGAAGCTTTTCAAAGCTTTGATGAGGAGCAGGCAATAAATGTTATTTCGAATACTTTTGGAGATAATGCTTGTGTTGGAAATCCTAATTCTACATTCAACTTCAATTCTGTTGAAGAATTAAAAAAACTTCACGAAGAAAAAATTGCTTTATTTGAGCGTATGCTGAAAGAAAAAGATGAAATGATGGCAAGGATTGAAAAATTAATCACCAAATAA
- a CDS encoding ADP-ribosylglycohydrolase family protein — protein MDHIDNKYRIENAKKSLLGVSIGDAFGDSFFGDLDEISESIYLRQMPETKWEFTDDTVMSIAIFEELEKNGDIDQENLLKQFCINHDLDTNRGYGATLRRLLREVQNGENWHEVSKRAFDGQGSMGNGAAMRVCPIGAFHFDNFQKVKELSIKSAEITHSNIEAITGAIAIAIGTALTTQMKFDRSILTPNDFIDKILKELPDSDTKSKISKAKSVSYNYHIETVKSILGNGINMTAQDTVPFAIWCTAHNLQNFEEGLWKAVSILGDRDTICAMVGGMSIMSSDDLNIPYSWINSVESIDKSVFRRNE, from the coding sequence ATGGATCACATTGATAATAAATATAGAATTGAAAATGCTAAGAAATCACTATTAGGCGTGTCAATTGGAGATGCGTTTGGTGATAGTTTTTTTGGCGATTTAGATGAAATTTCAGAAAGTATTTATTTAAGGCAAATGCCTGAAACTAAATGGGAATTTACTGATGACACAGTAATGTCTATTGCGATTTTTGAGGAATTAGAAAAAAATGGCGATATAGACCAAGAAAACTTACTTAAACAGTTTTGTATAAATCACGATTTAGATACAAATAGAGGTTATGGTGCAACTTTGAGAAGGCTATTAAGAGAAGTTCAAAACGGTGAGAATTGGCATGAAGTATCAAAAAGAGCATTTGACGGACAAGGTTCAATGGGAAATGGAGCAGCAATGAGAGTTTGTCCAATTGGTGCTTTTCATTTCGACAATTTTCAAAAAGTGAAAGAATTATCAATAAAATCAGCCGAAATTACTCATTCAAATATTGAAGCAATTACAGGTGCTATTGCGATTGCAATTGGTACTGCATTGACAACTCAAATGAAATTTGATAGGAGTATATTAACACCAAATGATTTTATAGATAAAATTTTAAAAGAATTACCTGATAGTGATACAAAGTCAAAGATATCAAAAGCTAAAAGTGTATCCTATAATTATCATATTGAAACTGTAAAAAGTATTTTAGGTAACGGTATAAATATGACCGCACAAGATACAGTACCTTTTGCGATTTGGTGTACTGCACATAATCTACAAAATTTTGAAGAAGGACTTTGGAAAGCAGTATCTATTTTAGGTGATAGAGATACTATTTGTGCAATGGTAGGTGGAATGTCTATAATGTCATCAGATGATTTAAATATTCCTTATTCTTGGATAAATTCGGTAGAAAGTATTGACAAAAGTGTATTTAGAAGAAATGAATAA
- a CDS encoding glycosyl hydrolase translates to MKKTFLFTALCIMFISCEATDGNNESEVKANWSSSAQYANWSNGGYTVYNNIWGSGAGSQSIWANSYSQWGVWANHPNTDGIKSYPNSTKYIGKVLSAINTLSTSFNATTPSGGAWESSYDIWDSAKAHEIMLWMNYTGNANGTGNVKPISYNYSATGAAIAVFTNQSIGGHTWNVYRGNNGSNNVYSFLRTTKTNSGTIDAKAILNWIKSKGWIGDITVGDVQFGFEITSSYGTNGAGLNYTCNSYSVTSN, encoded by the coding sequence ATGAAAAAAACATTTTTATTTACTGCATTATGTATTATGTTCATCAGTTGTGAAGCAACCGATGGTAACAACGAATCCGAAGTTAAAGCAAACTGGTCATCATCTGCTCAATATGCAAACTGGTCAAATGGCGGTTATACTGTTTATAATAATATCTGGGGTTCTGGTGCCGGAAGCCAGTCTATATGGGCAAACAGTTACAGTCAATGGGGAGTTTGGGCAAATCATCCTAACACTGATGGAATTAAATCATACCCAAATTCTACCAAATACATTGGTAAAGTACTTAGTGCAATAAACACGCTAAGTACTAGTTTTAATGCAACTACACCTTCTGGAGGTGCCTGGGAATCCTCATATGATATCTGGGATAGTGCTAAAGCGCATGAAATAATGTTATGGATGAATTATACCGGAAATGCAAATGGAACTGGTAATGTAAAACCAATTTCATACAATTATTCTGCGACCGGAGCTGCAATTGCAGTCTTTACTAATCAATCTATTGGCGGTCATACCTGGAATGTATACAGAGGAAATAATGGTTCGAATAATGTATATTCATTTTTACGTACTACAAAAACAAATAGCGGTACTATTGATGCCAAAGCCATTTTGAATTGGATAAAATCCAAAGGATGGATTGGTGATATTACTGTTGGTGATGTACAATTCGGGTTTGAAATTACATCATCCTACGGCACAAATGGAGCCGGACTGAATTATACCTGCAACAGTTATTCTGTTACCAGCAACTAA